The following proteins come from a genomic window of Littorina saxatilis isolate snail1 unplaced genomic scaffold, US_GU_Lsax_2.0 SUPER_12_unloc_1, whole genome shotgun sequence:
- the LOC138954154 gene encoding uncharacterized protein isoform X2, translating into MASQQSGSGAIPKTPRQGPAVECAPPCSTSGSPGNQAASPAPPLMARSQESEDQVLRLSDHEREFLNAWFPHLESESYIIPPAHIDTVHERMAYIGEGERIQVLKTQQQIDIDESREVMDTVRIDRVLKNVHHCMNQIKDKAARETEIMVILTQAKIGVYGADSQSIYAGAAARNMNSVKAEPLNLKEDFVDLLVIHRERGIMMAAIIPQTEDDPLAVQEELKKAAAYLKHARDVVRRSVLGDLVTQPALHQAIVLPDTTRRCLEEVLGNMSDVS; encoded by the exons GGACCGGCTGTGGAATGTGCTCCGCCGTGCAGTACCTCTGGGTCACCGGGGAACCAGGCTGCCTCTCCTGCCCCGCCCTTgatggcaagatcacaggaatcAGAGGACCAAGTGTTAAGGTTGTCAGACCATGAG AGAGAGTTTCTCAACGCCTGGTTCCCTCACCTTGAGAGCGAATCATACATAATCCCCCCGGCTCACATTGACACTGTGCATGAGAGAATGGCATATATCGGAGAAGGTGAGAGAATCCAGGTACTGAAAACACAGCAACAAATAGACATAGATGAGAGTAGAGAGGTCATGGACACTGTCCGCATAGACAGAGTgctgaaaaatgtccaccactgCATGAATCAGATAAAGGACAAAGCCGCAAGGGAAACAGAAATTATGGTAATTCTGACCCAAGCTAAGATTGGTGTATATGGCGCTGATTCCCAAAGCATCTATGCTGGTGCAGCAGCCAGAAACATGAACAGCGTCAAGGCAGAGCCGTTGAACCTGAAGGAGGACTTCGTTGACCTCCTCGTCATACATCGCGAGCGTGGGATAATGATGGCGGCAATCATACCTCAGACAGAAGACGACCCCCTTGCAGTTCAAGAAGAACTAAAGAAGGCCGCTGCGTACCTGAAGCACGCCAGAGATGTTGTGAGGCGCTCTGTTCTGGGTGACCTGGTCACACAGCCAGCCCTCCACCAGGCCATTGTCCTGCCCGACACAACGAGACGCTGTCTGGAGGAGGTGCTGGGAAACATGAGCGATGTAAGTTAA